In Numida meleagris isolate 19003 breed g44 Domestic line chromosome 3, NumMel1.0, whole genome shotgun sequence, the following are encoded in one genomic region:
- the FOXA2 gene encoding hepatocyte nuclear factor 3-beta isoform X2, with translation MLGAVKMEGHEHTDWSNYYGEPESYSSVSNMNAGLGMNSMNTYMTMSAMSTTANMTAATSMNMSYANTGMSPSLAGMSPGAGAMAGMGSAGVAGMGAHLSPSMSPMGGQAGSMNALAPYTNMNSMSPIYGQSNLNRSRDPKTYRRSYTHAKPPYSYISLITMAIQQSPNKMLTLSEIYQWIMDLFPFYRQNQQRWQNSIRHSLSFNDCFLKVPRSPDKPGKGSFWTLHPDSGNMFENGCYLRRQKRFKCEKQLATKDGSGGKKGPGQPPSQPLGEGSSSGGSEGSAGAESPASASPCRDHKRALAELKGTAAGPSPGEPSAASPAQHLLAPPHAGLPHDAHLKPEHHYAFNHPFSINNLMSSSEQQHHHHPHHHHHPSHKMDLKAYEQVMHYSGYASPVPASLAMGPVTNKNPLESSPLAGETSYYQGVYSRPIMNSS, from the exons ATGCTGGGAGCGGTGAAAATGGAAGGCCATGAGCACACGGACTGGAGCAACTACTACGGGGAGCCCGAG AGCTACTCCTCGGTGAGCAACATGAACGCGGGGCTGGGCATGAACAGCATGAACACGTACATGACTATGTCGGCCATGAGCACCACAGCCAACATGACGGCCGCCACCTCCATGAACATGTCCTACGCCAACACGGGCATGAGCCCCTCACTCGCCGGCATGTCCCCAGGTGCGGGGGCCATGGCTGGCATGGGCTCGGCCGGCGTGGCGGGGATGGGTGCCCACCTGAGCCCCAGCATGAGCCCCATGGGAGGCCAAGCGGGCTCTATGAACGCCCTGGCCCCCTACACCAACATGAATTCCATGAGCCCCATCTACGGGCAGTCCAACCTCAACCGCTCGCGGGACCCCAAGACCTACCGGCGGAGCTACACGCACGCCAAGCCCCCCTACTCCTACATCTCGCTCATCACCATGGCCATCCAGCAGTCTCCCAACAAGATGCTGACGCTGAGCGAGATCTACCAGTGGATCATGGACCTCTTCCCCTTCTACCGCCAGAACCAGCAGCGCTGGCAGAACAGCATCCGCCACTCGCTCTCCTTCAACGACTGCTTCCTCAAGGTGCCCCGCTCCCCGGACAAGCCGGGCAAAGGCTCCTTCTGGACGCTGCACCCCGACTCGGGCAACATGTTCGAGAACGGCTGCTACCTGCGGCGCCAGAAGCGCTTCAAGTGTGAGAAGCAGCTGGCGACCAAGGACGGCAGCGGGGGCAAGAAGGGACCGGGGCAGCCCCCCAGCCAACCCCTGGGGGAGGGCAGCTCCTCAGGGGGCTCCGAGGGCTCTGCGGGCGCAGAGTCACCGGCTAGCGCCTCACCGTGCCGGGACCACAAGCGCGCCCTGGCCGAGCTGAAGGGCACGGCGGCGGGGCCGAGCCCTGGGGAGCCGTCGGCGGCCTCTCCAGCGCAGCACCTGCTGGCCCCGCCGCACGCCGGGCTGCCCCACGACGCCCACCTCAAGCCCGAGCACCACTACGCCTTCAACCACCCCTTCTCCATCAACAACCTGATGTCGTCCTccgagcagcagcaccaccaccacccgcaccaccaccaccacccctcgCACAAAATGGACCTCAAGGCCTACGAGCAGGTGATGCACTACTCGGGCTACGCTTCGCCCGTGCCCGCCAGCCTGGCCATGGGGCCCGTAACGAACAAAAACCCATTGGAGTCCTCCCCTTTGGCCGGAGAGACTTCTTACTACCAAGGTGTGTATTCCCGGCCCATCATGAACTCCTCTTAA
- the FOXA2 gene encoding hepatocyte nuclear factor 3-beta isoform X1 yields the protein MHSTSSMLGAVKMEGHEHTDWSNYYGEPESYSSVSNMNAGLGMNSMNTYMTMSAMSTTANMTAATSMNMSYANTGMSPSLAGMSPGAGAMAGMGSAGVAGMGAHLSPSMSPMGGQAGSMNALAPYTNMNSMSPIYGQSNLNRSRDPKTYRRSYTHAKPPYSYISLITMAIQQSPNKMLTLSEIYQWIMDLFPFYRQNQQRWQNSIRHSLSFNDCFLKVPRSPDKPGKGSFWTLHPDSGNMFENGCYLRRQKRFKCEKQLATKDGSGGKKGPGQPPSQPLGEGSSSGGSEGSAGAESPASASPCRDHKRALAELKGTAAGPSPGEPSAASPAQHLLAPPHAGLPHDAHLKPEHHYAFNHPFSINNLMSSSEQQHHHHPHHHHHPSHKMDLKAYEQVMHYSGYASPVPASLAMGPVTNKNPLESSPLAGETSYYQGVYSRPIMNSS from the exons ATGCACTCCACTTCCAGTATGCTGGGAGCGGTGAAAATGGAAGGCCATGAGCACACGGACTGGAGCAACTACTACGGGGAGCCCGAG AGCTACTCCTCGGTGAGCAACATGAACGCGGGGCTGGGCATGAACAGCATGAACACGTACATGACTATGTCGGCCATGAGCACCACAGCCAACATGACGGCCGCCACCTCCATGAACATGTCCTACGCCAACACGGGCATGAGCCCCTCACTCGCCGGCATGTCCCCAGGTGCGGGGGCCATGGCTGGCATGGGCTCGGCCGGCGTGGCGGGGATGGGTGCCCACCTGAGCCCCAGCATGAGCCCCATGGGAGGCCAAGCGGGCTCTATGAACGCCCTGGCCCCCTACACCAACATGAATTCCATGAGCCCCATCTACGGGCAGTCCAACCTCAACCGCTCGCGGGACCCCAAGACCTACCGGCGGAGCTACACGCACGCCAAGCCCCCCTACTCCTACATCTCGCTCATCACCATGGCCATCCAGCAGTCTCCCAACAAGATGCTGACGCTGAGCGAGATCTACCAGTGGATCATGGACCTCTTCCCCTTCTACCGCCAGAACCAGCAGCGCTGGCAGAACAGCATCCGCCACTCGCTCTCCTTCAACGACTGCTTCCTCAAGGTGCCCCGCTCCCCGGACAAGCCGGGCAAAGGCTCCTTCTGGACGCTGCACCCCGACTCGGGCAACATGTTCGAGAACGGCTGCTACCTGCGGCGCCAGAAGCGCTTCAAGTGTGAGAAGCAGCTGGCGACCAAGGACGGCAGCGGGGGCAAGAAGGGACCGGGGCAGCCCCCCAGCCAACCCCTGGGGGAGGGCAGCTCCTCAGGGGGCTCCGAGGGCTCTGCGGGCGCAGAGTCACCGGCTAGCGCCTCACCGTGCCGGGACCACAAGCGCGCCCTGGCCGAGCTGAAGGGCACGGCGGCGGGGCCGAGCCCTGGGGAGCCGTCGGCGGCCTCTCCAGCGCAGCACCTGCTGGCCCCGCCGCACGCCGGGCTGCCCCACGACGCCCACCTCAAGCCCGAGCACCACTACGCCTTCAACCACCCCTTCTCCATCAACAACCTGATGTCGTCCTccgagcagcagcaccaccaccacccgcaccaccaccaccacccctcgCACAAAATGGACCTCAAGGCCTACGAGCAGGTGATGCACTACTCGGGCTACGCTTCGCCCGTGCCCGCCAGCCTGGCCATGGGGCCCGTAACGAACAAAAACCCATTGGAGTCCTCCCCTTTGGCCGGAGAGACTTCTTACTACCAAGGTGTGTATTCCCGGCCCATCATGAACTCCTCTTAA